The sequence below is a genomic window from Prosthecobacter dejongeii.
CTTTCATCTCTTTGGCGATCTTGTCTTCCTCCTCATTGCTGCCAGCCCAGTGCATGAGAGCAAAGCCACCTGGGCCACTCTCTGCAAAGAACGCCTGAAACTCTTCCAGCGTCTCCATCTTCTTCATGTTCGCATCGCGCATCTCCGTGGCGCGGGCCAGTAGAGCGTCCTGGATCTCCTGAAGTTTCTCAGTCACGTCACGCAGGAAGTCTTCCTTACCGACAATCTCCTTCGCCTTTGGTCCCTGGTCGCGACGGCACACCGCCACGCTGCGGCTGGTGATGTCACGCGGCCCCATTTCGACACGCAGCGGCACGCCTTTTTTGATCCATTCCCAGTTCTTCGCGCCGCCTTGCAGGTCACGCTTATCCACGTGCACACGCAGCGGCTCGCCGCCAAAGGTTTGCGTGCGCAGGGTCTTTGCCAGCGCCTCACAGGCATCGATGACTTCCTGGCGGGTATCAGGCTTTGGCGTCACGGGAAGGATGACAATCTGATATGGAGCCACACGGGGTGGCATGATGACACCATCGTCATCGCCATGCGCCATGATCAGTGTGCCAATGAGGCGAGTGCTCATGCCCCAGCTCGTGGTGTGAGCAAACTGGCGTGTGTTGTCACGGCCCAGGAACTGGATGTTCGCTGCCTTGGCAAAGTTCTGCCCCAGGTAATGTGAAGTACCGGCCTGGATGGCTTTCTTATCCTGCACCATGGCTTCCACCGTGAAGGTATTCACCGCGCCAGGGAAACGCTCATTCTCCGTCTTCTCCCCAGGGATGACGGGAATGGCCAGATGATTGCGCAGGAAGTCGGCATACACCTTGTGCATCAGTTTGGTCTCTTCCATCGCTTCCTCATGAGTCTCGTGGGCCGTGTGGCCTTCCTGCCAAAGGAATTCCGCCGTGCGCAGAAACAGGCGCGGACGCATTTCCCAGCGCATGACGTTGGCCCACTGATTGATCAGCAAAGGCAGGTCACGGTAACTCTGCACCCAGCGGGCAAAGGCCGCCCCGATGATGGTCTCCGAAGTCGGGCGGATGACAAAAGGCTCTTCCAATTTGCCCGTGGGAATCATCTTGGTCGTTCCGTCGGGCTGCTTCTGGGCTTCCAGACGATGATGCGTCACCACAGCGCATTCCGTGGCAAAACCTTCGGCGTGTTGCGCTTCTTTCTCCAGATAGCTCAGCGGAATCAGCAAAGGAAAGTAGGCATTCACGTGCCCGGTTTCTTTAAACTTCACGTCGAGCTGCTTCTGGATGTTTTCCCACAGCCCATAGCCCCACGGCTTGATGACCATGCAACCGCGCACCTCCGAGTTTTCCGCCATGTCGGCGGCACGGACAACTTGCTGATACCACTCAGGAAAATCTTTCTCTCGGGTTGGGGAAATAGCGGGGGCTTGGCTCATGATCGGACGCGCATAGTAAGACCATTCGACGAACGGTCAATCAGGGCGTGCAGGCAAGCCACCAAAGCTCCCCCGTCCTCACGCCCACGCCTGACGCAACAGTCGCAGAAAGTTACCCGACATCACGTTTTCAATGTCCGCCTGCGTGTAACCGCGCTTCGCCAGCATCTCTGGGATGCGCACCAAGTCTGCAATCGTGTCCAGATCCTCCGGCGTCTGTTCGATGCCATAGCCACCATCCAAATCCGTGCCGATGCCGGAGTGCAGCGCATTCCCCGCCAACTGGCAAACGTGGTCAATGTGGTCACAGATGACCTCCAGCTTCAGCCCGGCGCTCTGCGGCGTGGTTTTCCCGCGCACCCAGCCCGGCACCATCATCCACGCATCCAGCGCCGCCCCCAGCACGGCCCCTCGGTCAATCAGCGCCTTGATCTGGTCGTCACTAAACTGCCGCACATCCGGCACCAGCGCACGGCAGTTGCTATGGCTCGCCCAGATCGTCCCTTGGAAAAGATCCAGCGCCTGCCAGAAGCACCCGTCCGAAAGATGCGTCACGTCCAGGATCATCCCCAGGCGATCCATTTCCTGGATCAGTTCCTTGCCACCTGCGGGCAGCCCGCCCACTTGATCATGCCCCAGGGCATAACGGCACACCCCATAGTGCGCAGGCCCCATGGCCCGCAGCCCCTGTTCCCAATGCCGCTCCAGATGCCCCACGCTGCGGATGCTGTCTGCCCCCTCCAGGCTCAGGATGTAGCCGATCGGCTTGCTTTCATTCGGCTGCCCATTCGTCCAGAGATCAATCATCGCCTCCAGTCCGCGCAGATCCGTGATCTGTCGCATCTGGCCATCCTCTTCCATCGCACGGTACCAGGCCAGTTGCCCCTGCGTCTGCGCATACGCCTGTTCAGGCGACATCCAGTTCGCCATCGGCCGCGCCCCCACCATGCAGCCAGCCAACTGCGTGGCCACACATAGGCCCATCTCCGTCTGGCGCATTTCAGGAAATGCCGTGGTCCCCAGCTCCCGCCCCTTCAAGTCCGTCATCCCCTTTTCCCGACGGCGAATCTCATGCACAGGCAGGCGGAGATCACGATTGTATTCCAGGGCATTGAGACTGAGGTCGAGGTGAGCGTCAAAGGTGAGCATGAGAGAGAAATAAACGTGAGCTAGGCGTGCCTTTATGCGCGCAGAAAGCATGCCGTTCCATATTGTCGGAACGCTCCCGCATTGACCTACGTCCACTCCTGCGAATGGTTCCCCTCCCCTAACCATGCTGACTTCCCTCACCGATCTCCCCCTGAAAAAACAAGCCGGTGAACGCGTCACCGTCCTCACCGCTTATGATTACCCCACCGCCCGCTTGCTGGATGAAGCCGGCGTGGACCTCCTGCTGGTGGGAGATTCCCTGGGCATGGTCGTTCTGGGGCTGCCAGATACCACCGGAGTCACCCTGGACATGATGCGCCACCACACCGCCGCCGTGCGCCGGGGCGTCAAACGCGTGCCAGTCATCTCCGATCTGCCTTTTCACACCTACGATACCCCTGAACAAGCCCTGGCCAGCGCCCGCCTGCTCATGGAGGCCGGGGCCGATGCCGTGAAGCTGGAAGGCGGTGTCGCCTTCATCCCCCAGGTGCGTGCCATCGTCGAGGCTGGCATCCCCTTCGTCGGCCACATCGGCATGCTGCCGCAGAGCGTCGTCATCGAAGGTGGGTACAAGAAAAAGGGTAAAACCCCTGCACAGGCCGAACAACTCATCGCCGATGCCCTCGCCCTCGATGCCGCCGGTGCCTGCGCCATGGTGCTGGAAAGCGTCGTCGCTGAAGTGGCTGCTGAAATCACCCGTCAGGTCAAAGCCACCACCATTGGCATTGGCGCGGGCCCAGACACGGACGCGCAAGTCCTCGTCACCCCCGACCTCATCGGCAGCTTCCCCTGGTTCCGCCCCCCCTTCGCCAAAGCCCGCGCCGACGTCGCCAGCGAAATCCAGCGCGCCGTGAAGGAGTGGATGACCGATGTCACAGCAAAGCCAGCCCTTTAATCCAGTGCTCAGTCACTGAAAACTGAACACCGGGTGCCGAACACAGGACCACCTCACTTCCCGTGAGCTTCCTTATAGTGCTCCGCCAGTAGGTCGCGGCCAAAGTCGCCGTCAAAGCTGCGCAGCACACTATGAGGGTGGTTGGCATTGCCCTGCACATTGTCATACTCGATCAGGAAGGTCTTGCCCTGCACACGGTAGTAGTGCGGCTCGCCGCGTTCCTTGCCGCCTGCCCAGGCGAAATAAACTGGGCCATTCTTTTCAATTTCAGCCCAGGTTTCTGCCGCGATCTCAGGGCGCAGGCGGGTCAGGTATTCATCAATGATCTCGCGCAGCTTCGCCTTCTGTGTTGCATTCAGGGCCGTATCGGCCAGGCCTTCAGGCTTCAGGGGGTCCACCTTCTTGGCAGCCTCGGTCAGCATTTCTTTGGGGGCCACGGCATCAAAAAGCGCGGTTTTGAACTGCGCCTCATCCAGAGACTTCACCAGCTCGCGGCCCAGGTCTTCTTCTTTACCCAGAACGCGCAGGCCTGTCAGGGGCCCCTGACGCAGTTCGCCGGGATTTGTCCCCATGAAGGAAGGCGTGGCGCGCAGGAGCTGGCCATCCTTGATCGTGAAATTCAGGGACATGTGGTGCCCCTCAATACGCCAGCCCCAGGTCCCTTTCGGGTCAGGCGTGCCGAAAATGCTGACGAAGTACTTTTCCGGGTCACGCTTCTCACGGGCCGCCGCGCGCTTAGATTCCTCTGCCCCTTCCATTTGAAAGAGCACTTCCTCCAGGGACATGATAGT
It includes:
- the proS gene encoding proline--tRNA ligase translates to MSQAPAISPTREKDFPEWYQQVVRAADMAENSEVRGCMVIKPWGYGLWENIQKQLDVKFKETGHVNAYFPLLIPLSYLEKEAQHAEGFATECAVVTHHRLEAQKQPDGTTKMIPTGKLEEPFVIRPTSETIIGAAFARWVQSYRDLPLLINQWANVMRWEMRPRLFLRTAEFLWQEGHTAHETHEEAMEETKLMHKVYADFLRNHLAIPVIPGEKTENERFPGAVNTFTVEAMVQDKKAIQAGTSHYLGQNFAKAANIQFLGRDNTRQFAHTTSWGMSTRLIGTLIMAHGDDDGVIMPPRVAPYQIVILPVTPKPDTRQEVIDACEALAKTLRTQTFGGEPLRVHVDKRDLQGGAKNWEWIKKGVPLRVEMGPRDITSRSVAVCRRDQGPKAKEIVGKEDFLRDVTEKLQEIQDALLARATEMRDANMKKMETLEEFQAFFAESGPGGFALMHWAGSNEEEDKIAKEMKVTIRCVPLSDEFAEEGKCFLTGKPSQKRVVFARSY
- a CDS encoding dipeptidase; the protein is MLTFDAHLDLSLNALEYNRDLRLPVHEIRRREKGMTDLKGRELGTTAFPEMRQTEMGLCVATQLAGCMVGARPMANWMSPEQAYAQTQGQLAWYRAMEEDGQMRQITDLRGLEAMIDLWTNGQPNESKPIGYILSLEGADSIRSVGHLERHWEQGLRAMGPAHYGVCRYALGHDQVGGLPAGGKELIQEMDRLGMILDVTHLSDGCFWQALDLFQGTIWASHSNCRALVPDVRQFSDDQIKALIDRGAVLGAALDAWMMVPGWVRGKTTPQSAGLKLEVICDHIDHVCQLAGNALHSGIGTDLDGGYGIEQTPEDLDTIADLVRIPEMLAKRGYTQADIENVMSGNFLRLLRQAWA
- the panB gene encoding 3-methyl-2-oxobutanoate hydroxymethyltransferase — protein: MLTSLTDLPLKKQAGERVTVLTAYDYPTARLLDEAGVDLLLVGDSLGMVVLGLPDTTGVTLDMMRHHTAAVRRGVKRVPVISDLPFHTYDTPEQALASARLLMEAGADAVKLEGGVAFIPQVRAIVEAGIPFVGHIGMLPQSVVIEGGYKKKGKTPAQAEQLIADALALDAAGACAMVLESVVAEVAAEITRQVKATTIGIGAGPDTDAQVLVTPDLIGSFPWFRPPFAKARADVASEIQRAVKEWMTDVTAKPAL
- a CDS encoding DUF3500 domain-containing protein; this encodes MSDKVGLSDAFVSVIPHSPMLRLSLASLACAVLFSLSSGRAHEAGAQMAEVADVFLLSLNEEQKAKATFKFEDEERINWHFIPRERKGLPMKEMTPQQRLLAHALMNTGLGFRGAAKAVTIMSLEEVLFQMEGAEESKRAAAREKRDPEKYFVSIFGTPDPKGTWGWRIEGHHMSLNFTIKDGQLLRATPSFMGTNPGELRQGPLTGLRVLGKEEDLGRELVKSLDEAQFKTALFDAVAPKEMLTEAAKKVDPLKPEGLADTALNATQKAKLREIIDEYLTRLRPEIAAETWAEIEKNGPVYFAWAGGKERGEPHYYRVQGKTFLIEYDNVQGNANHPHSVLRSFDGDFGRDLLAEHYKEAHGK